The proteins below are encoded in one region of Oryzias melastigma strain HK-1 linkage group LG7, ASM292280v2, whole genome shotgun sequence:
- the LOC112159836 gene encoding secreted frizzled-related protein 5 — translation MLRPSACLVFLLWLAGPSASSNPDFTLFKSRLQGRLKTEARTQSALKDKDGDRISTLRSSPVEIGDAPASKTASIGEDGAAWTELGTTAKFRSTLSIRDGGLWESRTPSRCVPIPSDMALCQNIGYDTMRMPNLLGHESLAEAVQQSTSWLPLLARECHPDARSFLCSLFAPICLDRFISPCRSLCESVRDSCAPIMSCYGYPWPEILRCDQYPAEHLVCISSITNATVNTDGQRVPQASCRDCELEKPSSPKEILESFCKSDFVVKLRLIRLKHSPVSLSQFSLTTKLDVMKQGPLGGGQIRSRIELWLERDATCVRNMTRQHPRGGTFLVTGTVQGERLVVNKAYAWHRQDRNLMAAARKWKHHSCRN, via the exons ATGTTGCGCCCTTCGGCTTGTCTGGTGTTCCTGCTTTGGCTTGCTGGACCCTCCGCTTCCTCCAATCCTGACTTTACATTATTTAAGTCAAGGCTGCAAGGACGCCTAAAAACAGAGGCTAGAACTCAGTCTGCACTCAAGGACAAAGACGGGGACCGGATAAGTACCCTGAGAAGCAGTCCAGTCGAAATAGGTGACGCTCCTGCTTCCAAAACAGCTTCAATTGGAGAGGATGGCGCCGCGTGGACGGAGCTCGGGACAACGGCGAAGTTTAGGTCTACGCTGTCAATCAGGGACGGAGGACTGTGGGAATCCCGTACCCCTTCCCGCTGCGTACCCATACCGTCAGACATGGCCTTGTGTCAAAACATCGGCTACGACACCATGAGGATGCCCAACCTGCTGGGCCACGAGTCTCTGGCTGAGGCGGTGCAACAGAGCACCAGCTGGTTACCACTACTGGCAAGAGAGTGCCACCCTGATGCTCGCAGCTTCCTCTGCTCACTCTTTGCTCCAATCTGTCTGGATCG GTTTATATCGCCCTGCAGAAGCTTGTGTGAATCAGTGCGGGACAGCTGCGCACCAATAATGAGCTGCTACGGCTACCCCTGGCCTGAAATCCTGCGCTGTGACCAGTATCCCGCGGAGCATCTCGTCTGCATCTCCTCCATTACTAACGCCACAGTCAACACAGATGGACAAAGAG TTCCTCAGGCGAGCTGCCGGGATTGTGAATTAGAAAAACCCTCTTCGCCAAAAGAGATACTGGAGTCTTTTTGTAAAAGTGATTTTG TGGTGAAACTCCGTCTGATAAGGCTCAAGCACAGTCCGGTGAGTCTGTCTCAATTCTCGTTGACAACTAAGCTGGATGTGATGAAGCAGGGGCCGTTAGGGGGAGGGCAGATTCGTTCCCGCATTGAACTGTGGCTGGAGAGGGACGCCACCTGCGTAAGGAACATGACACGGCAACATCCACGAGGCGGCACCTTCCTGGTGACAGGAACAGTGCAAGGGGAGCGCCTGGTGGTCAACAAAGCTTACGCCTGGCACAGACAAGACAGGAACCTAATGGCTGCTGCCCGCAAATGGAAACATCACAGTTGCAGGAACTAG